The sequence CCTGCCAAACCGCTGCCCTACCCCGCGCCGTTGGACCCACAATCGCGGGAGATCATTCTGGTTGGGGCCGTGCGCGGTGCTGTCACCAGCGTCTCCGTGACCATGTTCGACCAGACTGCCACGGCCGCTGTCCATCCGCTGCCCGCGACCGGCGGTCGCCAGGTCGGCGCGTATGCGGTCTGGCTTCCCCGCGGCGACGCCGAGCCCGACGGGATGAACCTCACCGATATCACCGCCGTTGTCGGCCGCGACACCACTGGCCAGATCGTGGCCCAACTCGACTGACAGTCTCATGTCCGAGTGCACTCTCGACGGGGCGGGGAGGGGTCAGCGCGGCGGGCGGGCGTCGGCCGTGAGGCGCAGCGGCGGCAGCAGCCGGGGCAGGTCGGCCGGGTCCGTTACCGGGCCGGGGAAGGCCAGCCGGACCCGACGCCGGGCGCCGGGTCGGCCGAGGGCCACCACCAGCCCGTAGCGGTCGATGCGCACCACCCGGGGCGGCCCGTCCGGCGCCTGCTCGGTCAGCCCGAGTTGCCGGCGCAGGTAATCGGCCACCTGGGCGCCGTGGCACTCGGCGAGGTCGGCGAGCAGGCGGGCCTCGACCGGGTGCACCGGGTCCGGCTCGGCCTCGGCGTACTCCACCGGGTCGATCCGGTGCACGACGCCGGCCCGCTCCCAGCGGACCTCGACCACCTCGAAGCGGACCAACCGGAACCGGGTGCCCAGGTCGAGCAGGTCGCCGGTCGGCTCCACCGCGGCGAAGTCGACAGCCGCCTGGCGGGCCTCGTCGCCGCGCAGCTCGGCCGCCCAGCCGGACACCCAGGCGCGACCCAGGCCGGGCGCGCCTGCGGCGGGCGGCAGGTCGAGCACGTCGAGGACCACCGCGACGTCGCTGCCCCCGGCGGCCGGTTGCAGGGCGGCGGCCAGGTGGCTGGCCACCGGCACCAGCAGCAGCACCCGCCCGTCCGAGTCGGTGACGTGCCGGGCGTGGTGCGGGCCCGGCCGGTGGGCCAGGTGCACGAGGCCGGGCAGGCGGCCGGCGACGAGGGTACGGACGATCTCGGCGGAGTTGGGCCGCATGGGCGCGACCTCCTTCAGAAGGTTAGGCTTACCTAACCCGGAGCCTAGAGCACCCACCCGTCGGCGTCCACCACATCGCCGCACCTCACCGGGTCTGCTCCAGCCAGGAGGCGTAGAGCAGGCCGTACACCGAGTCGGCGTCGCGGACCAACTCGTCGTGCGGGCCGCGCTGCACCACCCGACCCCGGTCCACCACGATCACCTCGTCGGCGGCCTGCGCCGTGGAGAGCCGGTGCGCGATCGCGAGGGTGGTCCGACCCCGGGTGACCGCGTCCAGCGTGCGTTGCAGCCGCACCTCCGTCGCCGGGTCCACCGCGCTGGTCGCCTCGTCGAGCACAAGCAGGTCCGGGTCGGCCACGTACGCGCGGGCCAACGCGACGAGCTGTCGCTCCCCGACGCTGAGCGCCTCGCCGCGCTCCCCGACCGGGGTGTCCAGACCCGCCGGCAGACCCTCCAGCCAGTCCGACAGGCCCAGCTCGGTGAAGGCGGCCCTCAGCTGCTCGTCGGTCAACTCCGGCCGGGCGAACCGGACGTTGTCTCCCACTGTGGCGTCGAAGAGGAACCCGTCCTGCGGCACCATCACCACGCGGGAGCGCAGCGAGCCGAACCGGACATCCGTCAGCGGCACCCCGGACAGCAGCACCGCCCCGTCCGACGGGTCCATCAGCCGGGTCAGCAACTTGGCGAAGGTGGTCTTGCCGCTGCCGGTCTCGCCGACCACCGCCACCCGGCTCTTCGCCGGGATCTCCAGGTCGATGTCGTGCAGCACCGGCGGACCACCCGGATAGGCGAACCGCACCCCGGCGAACCGGATGTCCAGCGGCCCACCCGGCAACTCCCGCCCCTGCTCCCCCGGGTCGGCCACGTCCGGAGCGACGTCCAGCACGTCCAGCACCCGACGCCAGCCGGCGATCGCGTTCTGCGCCTCGTTGAGCACCTCGGTGGCGATCTGCACCGGCTGGATGAAGAGCGTCACCAGGAAGAGGAACGCGGTCAACTGGCCGATCGACAGCGTGCCGTCCACCCCCAACAGCACGCCGAGGACCACCACGCCGGCCAGCGCCACCCCCGCCGCCAGCTCCCCGACCGAGCTGCCCACGATGCTGATCCGGATCGCCCGCTGCTGCGCCAGCCGCTGCCTGTCGATCGCCTCGTCCAGCCGCCGCTCGGTGCGCCCGGCGATGCCGTACGCCCTGATCAC comes from Micromonospora vinacea and encodes:
- a CDS encoding ABC transporter ATP-binding protein; translation: MSAATETSDTQEAREETTWQTLRRGLALSPELRIGLVGTLGLALVYMVGRVAVPVAVQQGIDRGLVGGLNLNVVWTVVAITAAILTITTLCGYLMMRRLFTVSETALANVRTRAFRHVHDLSMLHQQSERRGSLVSRVTSDVDQITQFLQWGGVILLVNLGQLVVTTAVMLAYSWQLTVVVLAAFLPAVFVIRQLQRRLGSAYATVRQRTGTLLGAIGESVVGAPVIRAYGIAGRTERRLDEAIDRQRLAQQRAIRISIVGSSVGELAAGVALAGVVVLGVLLGVDGTLSIGQLTAFLFLVTLFIQPVQIATEVLNEAQNAIAGWRRVLDVLDVAPDVADPGEQGRELPGGPLDIRFAGVRFAYPGGPPVLHDIDLEIPAKSRVAVVGETGSGKTTFAKLLTRLMDPSDGAVLLSGVPLTDVRFGSLRSRVVMVPQDGFLFDATVGDNVRFARPELTDEQLRAAFTELGLSDWLEGLPAGLDTPVGERGEALSVGERQLVALARAYVADPDLLVLDEATSAVDPATEVRLQRTLDAVTRGRTTLAIAHRLSTAQAADEVIVVDRGRVVQRGPHDELVRDADSVYGLLYASWLEQTR
- a CDS encoding DUF2470 domain-containing protein — encoded protein: MRPNSAEIVRTLVAGRLPGLVHLAHRPGPHHARHVTDSDGRVLLLVPVASHLAAALQPAAGGSDVAVVLDVLDLPPAAGAPGLGRAWVSGWAAELRGDEARQAAVDFAAVEPTGDLLDLGTRFRLVRFEVVEVRWERAGVVHRIDPVEYAEAEPDPVHPVEARLLADLAECHGAQVADYLRRQLGLTEQAPDGPPRVVRIDRYGLVVALGRPGARRRVRLAFPGPVTDPADLPRLLPPLRLTADARPPR